From a single Sander vitreus isolate 19-12246 chromosome 4, sanVit1, whole genome shotgun sequence genomic region:
- the LOC144516484 gene encoding red-sensitive opsin-like yields the protein MAEEWGKQAFAARRYSDDTTASGGFVYVNSNNTRGPFEGPNYHIAPRWVYHVATLWMSVVVVASVFTNGLVLVATAKFKKLRHPLNWILVNLAFADIMETLLASTISVCNQFFGYFILGHPMCVFEGYTVACCGIAGLWSLTIISFERWIIVCKPFGNVKFDAKMAIAGIVFCWVWAAFWTAPPVFGWSRYWPHGLKTSCGPDVFSGNTDPGVQSYMITLMITCCFIPLSIIIVCYLAVFMAIHSVAMQQKESESTQKAEREVSRMVVVMIFAYCFCWGPYTVFVCYGAANPGYAFHPLAASMPAYFAKSATIWNPVIYVFMNRQFRSCIMQMFGKQVDDGSEVSSSKTEVSSVAPA from the exons ATGGCAGAAGAGTGGGGAAAACAGGCATTTGCTGCCAGGCGGTACAGTGACGATACAACAGCGAGTGGTGGCTTTGTTTACGTAAACAGCAATAATACCAGAG gtcCCTTTGAGGGTCCAAATTACCACATTGCTCCGCGATGGGTTTACCACGTTGCAACACTGTGGATGTCCGTGGTGGTTGTCGCATCGGTCTTCACCAACGGTCTCGTCTTGGTGGCCACGGCAAAGTTCAAGAAACTCCGTCACCCTCTGAACTGGATCTTGGTAAATCTTGCATTTGCTGATATAATGGAGACACTTCTCGCCAGCACCATCAGTGTATGCAACCAGTTCTTTGGTTACTTCATTCTGGGACACCCAATGTGCGTCTTTGAGGGCTACACTGTCGCATGTTGTG GCATTGCTGGTCTCTGGTCCCTCACTATCATCTCCTTTGAGAGATGGATAATTGTGTGCAAACCTTTTGGAAACGTTAAGTTTGATGCCAAAATGGCCATAGCTGGAATAGTGTTCTGCTGGGTTTGGGCAGCGTTTTGGACTGCTCCCCCCGTCTTTGGATGGAGCAG GTACTGGCCTCATGGACTGAAGACTTCCTGTGGACCTGATGTATTCAGTGGAAATACAGACCCTGGAGTCCAGTCCTACATGATTACTCTTATGATTACATGTTGCTTCATTCCTCTTAGCATCATCATTGTTTGCTACCTTGCAGTATTTATGGCTATCCATTCA GTTGCTATGCAGCAGAAGGAATCAGAGTCAACCCAGAAAGCTGAGAGAGAAGTATCCAGAATGGTCGTTGTCATGATTTTCGCATATTGTTTCTGCTGGGGACCTTACACCGTTTTTGTCTGCTATGGTGCGGCTAACCCTGGATATGCCTTCCATCCTCTGGCTGCTTCCATGCCTGCATACTTTGCAAAAAGCGCCACCATCTGGAACCCAGTTATATATGTCTTCATGAACCGGCAG TTCCGTTCATGTATCATGCAAATGTTTGGCAAACAAGTGGATGATGGCTCTGAGGTATCCTCATCAAAGACAGAGGTCTCCTCCGTGGCTCCTGCGTAA